gttacatgagaggagggcaattgagaattccaccatcgaaaaattctcatagtcgcattggagtggaatgtcgcgtacgacactttgtgcaggaacggaatcgggacaaacctttcttgcaaatttgaaaatccaacggtcagagtattcctcactttcatttgtatggttccagccacgcattctcctagccgtattccaaagagtgctcatagcggtctcccttgacaaaccattgacgaactttcgccaatatccacgcttttttgctttaatcagaccttttagtttggcttctagagcttggtgctttcgaaaccattctactagtccagttttccggaattttttgaaagcggatgatttttcaaggtagacctttgtcccaccaaagtgatggaggacgacgtcgtaaagtggtagcaggaacacgtttcttttgagcttgaagtgcgctttcgtaaatcaaactcgatataaaattatactcttcgagtggaaggttcatgcattaaaacaagtgcttcagatattatttctgcaaattttctccagtcaatatttttcgtgaggtcatacgcaatatcgactgactcacgagaacctgattcattggctatcgataaaattattggcatgtggtcactaccgtggggatcttggattaccttccacgtgcaatccagggataacgaagaagagcagagtgatatgtctagcatgcttgcccgtgcaggagggttagctattctagttgcttccccagtattcaaaactgtcaatttgaagttgtcacacagatcataaatcaaagtggcatggttgtcatcgtagagtgaaccccatgctgttccatgggagttgaggtcacctaagattagccacggctccggcagtgcctcgatgatatcaaaaaactgatgacggccaaccatagttcttggaggaatatatatcgaggcaatgcagaggtctttgccattgatttgtgtctggcaagcgacaacttcaatgcctgtcatcgatgggagagtgactctatagaaggagtggcattttttgatccccaatagtacgccaccaaacgagtcatttcgatcgaggcgaataatgttgaaattgtggaaattcagttcgtcggctgaagaaagccatgtttcacagagggaaaatacatcacagttagaactatgaattaaaaatttaaattgatctagtttagggatgatgcttctgcaattccactgtattacagtggtcaaatccttgacctcttgcactgaatcaggcatcgagggaaatgaacgctgctaaaaaaccacatttttctttcaaaaatattctcacaatcggaagcaaacataatactatgcttttaagagggtcatttatatttaaagcatttaaaatattgtccaccagggCAGAAAgtgcaagcaagccagattgtggctgttgcctcgaccgcgaaaaaggaacagacgtattgggctctgctccgggaagtgctgaggacccctggtgcgtagaagaaccgcttaaaccaggaggtacttgcttcggtctattctcagcacgttcgatacgaggtttcattccaacttgggaagtttcggtcttctttctggggagtgatggaaaagaagtaattttcttttcctggattttcgttatacgcggtgacctagcccgactattccgcggataatcggggttccactgtatacaAAGGACATATCAACACATTATTTCGATTAAACTAATAGAGAGGCATGGTCTCGCGCTGATGTTATGCTTTAAAAGAAGAAgcagggcctgatcacgaacaccACCCCACGATGAAACCggaataaagtctatataaacTTGCATAGAATTCACTTCTCCCACACAGCGAGATGGCGCTCCTGATCAGGCACACATATTTTGGAAGAGAACGAATTCATACACTCACTGATAACATTTCTATGGCGAAAATAAAACACTATGAGAATTATcgcttatatataaaaaataaattttaatccaTGCAATCATACACTTTGAACACTTTTCGTTTTACGCACAATCCCCCGAGTCTATTTTTCAGTAGAATGAAAGTAACTTCTTTTACACAGAAATCACCAGCCGAAAATCAACTAACAACGCGCTCAAAATACACCGAATAGAGTATAAAAACGATACTACTTCGAGTGCTAACTATGCAGTTTGTAGTTGAATTCACAAATTTCTCGCTGTGTCTCACAGCGGCAGTTCGCGTTATCCTTATAGACCAATACTTGCGCACAAAACCGCACTTTACAGTGTACACATGGGATAACGAAACAAATACTTGCACTCACAAAATCGAGCGCGTTGATAACTTTGTGTGGTGATAATAGCACTACATAAATCTCAATTGCAATTGCTATTGTGCTTCTGGGAACCATCCACAGATTTGAACTTGGTATAAAACAACTGGTAGAGAGCCAACACATCACTggattttaatatattttcatcTAAAGCACTATTTGATTTCCAGAACGCACCCCTTATTACACACACATATGCGCACGGTAATAAACACGTCTCTACGTGAACCCGAGCGAACGACTACCACAATTATGAAAAAATGGCCGAACAAACGGACTAACGAAAGAAAAATTTCTTCACTGGAAATAAAGATGaacttttgttgttttttaaacGAATTCAATTCAAATATACGTTCACTGATGCAGAAGCACACTTTCTCGAGAAATTTATATACTTTTAGCCACAAAGGCGACTTGAAACAAGGCCACTCGTAGGAATGAAACACAGAAGTCTAGTCTGCACGAACGCCAAACCCCGTTTTTTTTCCATAAtcaatagtcatgttttatctctagcgtaaaaaaatacattcctatgtatttttttacgcTAGAGATCAACAAATACATTATTCCCGAGCAAACAAGTATTCCTCCTCTCCTTgagccagcatttgattcagcaaactaatcatggaggtataatcgcaaacttgtcattctaaaacatacgattaattaaatggaatattatcttaattttacctacataacgtccaaacgtccgaaattatgcatccGACACAACGCTCAAACAATCGACATTATGCAAtcaacatgtctcttataaatgggaatgaacactttcacttcacggagctcatttttacacgcaactgtccgtgacaatgatgatagacacaaaaagattaagtgaagtgtaagtgtcgtgaaagcgttcgtgacagtgatgttcgtgatcaggcccactatatcggtttgacatggaatggctgtatatataggggaacccggggcaagagtgcccatctgatgattttgcctatttccatcttttacaattattttactacagaactttgttttatatagatactgcatatatctcacatattatcagccagaaccttaaatattttttattggaaaacagatgaatactaactgagcttcttacaactgcaatctatataagaacgcacaggcgcacattaacgaaataccctcagtttctatatgtttgcatgactccactcataaatacaaatagaataatcatttttcttcaagttactgtatgaactaatttaaatcgtacgcatttatctcaataaaaaataaatttgttatctctcaacTTCCGGGGCAAAAGGAGCCATTATGGCCAAAATGCCATAGTCGAaacctcgaattcgatctgtcaaacgcaaatagtgtaatcgtggttgtgtttgttgtggtcatggtttgtaaatatgaacggatttctttccgaaaccagtggcagatggaaactatggttgttgccgtacattctgtaaatcatggagacgagctgcggaggaatatagtttgcccagaagaacattggtcaaatatgtgcagaagttaggccgttttaaaactgtgttttctaaaTAACAGGAGGGGTAACTCGTGAGTCACATCCTtgcagaagttattttatgggctgacaatacacgacatcccgaaccaagggtataaaatcgcagagtgaaataatttagatcactctttcgacaaaacatccaaattggccGGAGAAGATTGCCGGTTTTCGTGAACGCCACCAGAACTCGAGTTTGCGTTCTTCGGAaccaccgtgaatttcacagtgcttttttcatcaaaaattatatttttataagattggcactcttgccccgtactggaaaaatacaagccaaaaacatcatttttgtaaatgaaacattttcatagtaaacataacttttgaacaatttgatgcatagctacacctaaataggagtataaatgaacaaaccagcaaaacaaaattgaaaaaatataacaaaagagcattcaaaaacgcgtattagcttaaggtggcactcttgccccgggttcccctatatatgttactgagcctgtaaaaataaacgaattaaaaaaaaagaatatcacATGCCTCAATGAATGCGCCATGATAATTTGTTTTTCGGATGCTacatataataatttttaattataataattcCACAAGGGTTATTTATCCATTAATCCTTTTAAGGCCTTGGCACCTATATTGCCAcccaaaaacaaatatttttttcgctgcactcgGAGTATTATTTCAGTATTTTGCTGaaccaaagacttctaaaaGTATCTGAGAACactcacaattttttttgggtCGCTAAAATGTACGATGTAAATTTGGGAGtaatttttatgtagaaaactACGATTTCAGAGCTCCGAcaaaaaattctgtttaaattcgttgaaaatgcaacaagttgataagtttttcacaggaaatgttttatttgggaCCTACTGTATAAGATCACGCaggtttttcaataaaataaatgacgaaattgatgaaaaaatctaatttttaattttgtcttCGTTAgtttagataaaaaaaattatttatcgcTGCACTAAAAATATTGTTTAGATTTTTGCAaaaccaaaggcgcaataaagcGATTATACAAGACAGCGGCAAACTATTTTGCTTTGGTTAACGGGCAGTGGAAAATATAtttccaccaattttttcaacttggGTGGTTCGCATAACTCGACTACTAACCAAGCAAATTGAACccaattaggcatatggaggttttagcgaGTAACAAActtttctatggtagttcgacacaaCTACTCCCTTTCTAATgggaagggggctgccatacaaatgaaacacaatctaccggtaagtttcttcgttttgacgtaggactacgtctttcatttctataccggggtgtaaaatcaaagtttcgaaaacgaaagcgttacgccggagaccgagattttaagcgttaatagctcctaaacaactgaacgaaatggtatgataaacacttcattcgaaagataaaatgtctacgcgttctatacttgtttctttttgatccaaaaacttgtttcaatagtcttaaaattgctttcaaaacaggctattgaaatcaccaatcggtatataagcgagcgccgctcggaaatccactcagttctaatcgAACAACGATTGTTGTATGTcgttgttgtggtgaagctcttcgtttatcatgaaagcgcggatgaacggtgtcaccaagagcctgtttgtgcacccttggcctgaagggaatccatcaTTAACCTtcagtattaaccactggtgggcttccagtatcgaggaaaatgtggaaatatctaatcgttgttggaaaataatctgccagttccccttggaattgaaaattacattcaagtgaaagcggctgaaagtctctataataaagaataaaaaaaaaattcaagcgaaatttatgttttctatccataaaatatccatataatacatttgggtttgtgatttgtcaatcaagtacagatagtaggttagcttctgaagattattcttcagaacaaggtttttcgtatcctatattggatgcataaaaccttgtgcctccaacgtaacgctctcgttttcgaagtcccccaaatattcatttattcattcattcagaatggatttagattcaacttcaaacaaatgatctctaaatcaacgatagtcctacgtcacccttgcggttataccatagatataacccacttcctgttttttttcaaaaattaatgctttattctgcaaaaatggttaaaaATTCAAAGTattcccatcgctagtcacatttttttcccatctttctggctatttacggatccctttgcggaaataatcggccagttTGTCGACTAActccacgaatcgatccaattttcaacttcatcaaaattggagatgtTGGATTGATCGAAAAAgctagtaatcggacggagcactGTCTGGTGAATACGGCTGGTgcgataggacctcccatttcagcgttcccaagtatgttttgatcggattcgcgacatgcggccgagcattggcGTGCTGTAAAATAACTTTATGTGTCTTTGCTTGTTTTTCCTTctgtgcacggctcaaacgcatcaattgtcgttggTAAAGGTCCCcagtaatggtttcattcgcttttagctgctcatagtacaccacacccagctggtcccaccgaATAGACAGCATTACCTTCTGACCGTGAATATCCCGcgtggccgtcgatgttgatgcgacgattcgatgcaaaaaacccgtTCACACGTGAAAAAACAGCGTTCGACGTCTCATGGCtacaattcatacggcacccaatgtcctatctttcggatcattcccattgcttttaaacgatcggaaatggtttgctgagctactccaagtgtatctgcaagttcttgttgcgtttgtgacggatcttgatcgagtaaagcctccaattcttcatcttcaaacttttttggcggtccggaacgttattCGTCTTCCAAATCAAAATTACCAGTTTTAAACCgcgcaaaccacgtctgacacattCGTTCAGTTGAAGCATGGTCACCattaacttccaccaaaatgcaatGACTTCCCGCagcttttttattcattttgaagTAATGatgtaacactccccgcaaaaacactcctgttggtacgaaattcgacacattcgaagtggcaaaaagctgttgtttacgcttcaactttttgacgtatactgaaaaagacgcgcaatggcactagctttccaacgaatgtctggaaattagattcactggaataataatcaagttacgccatctgttataAAACCGAAGAAATTTACCACTACACCtaataaattataggctgtatcgatacctgtaaagccgggttcagacggtgcgagtaagcatacgagtcgatctagtcagttactgcagtgcagctactcacaccgtgtgaacacatcatgccagttagtgtcatgtgtgattcggcgtgcgagctacttcaaagttttttgaatttactcgcactcgcatccctcaaaacgtcaaaaaacagaatttagcgttcgaatcagggatgccaaatgtaaacaaatgtctctatttttaagatatttgaaaatatgcgaagatatttatagacttgaaaaatattggaaaaacaaataaaaccctaatagtttctaaacggaatcgttgttattttgtttggcacactggcggggcacgttttcttattgagacagttttattgggaatctaaatataaaatcatcatcgggcacaattttcattcaaaattcactcacaacttgcaaaaaaaagtattgttctaagaaacagaatacatattcgatttgaaaaaaagtatattttcattcattattttagtttttgagacgtatttattcctccggcgaatctactatcattttcatttcacaaattggtacacgaagctgctgtcaacgcgaagtaaatcaaattttgaaaaatcttttagactgccatttgtagcaccacatactttcggaattaattaagctatggatgctttcgaggttctaaaaaatagcgacaataatctgatatatattccatattccagaagaaaggcacatcatttctagtttcactcatgagtgtatattggcgttgtatttgtggagcaattaaatccaacagttttttcactttttcaggtgttatttccaacactgctctgtactctcggggatcatcatcgtggagttactccagtattgtatttgttactccttttctttgcatccaattcctggcccgaatccttttttctttctgcttttttcgtatagtaccctcagttcaaagaaattcagcacaaagtatttgtaaacacggccagcgtgtgtctcgcgataaaatttaaaattgtgtaatgataaattcaactgaaaacctaagccgaaaacagccaataaataagttgatttcggatcaatcatctgtcaaattcggacctgattgctgtttctgactatttgatggacatttgaaaaatcgtctggcatctctggtaaacccgtacttagtatctagtttcttgtcagcagctcacattgtgtgaacggacaaggcgagtcaaccatttgtcaagcgagttcaccgggtcagtagctgctcgttgtgaagtcagctactagcaacgtataaatgggccttaaatgatgttaaaataaaGCCTATAACCAAAGGGTGTCTGGTTTCTGATTAATGAATCATTTATAACATTAATGTTCAGTAAATTcagatttaaaaatgaagtgttcggaatttgagactgtttggAATGTAAGACAAAACGATACTATTCAATTCGATAATCCAAGTAGTCAATCTATAGATAAAATTTTCACTCCGTCAAATTTTACTCCGTAGTGAATTTGAAGACAAAATTTTCAATCCGTTATTTTCCAAACATAGAAGGAAAAAGCCATGGATAGAACTAGATCCGTAAATCGTACAGTGGCCATTCCCACCAACCGGGATCTTACAGTGGGACTCATAGGAGCCATCATATCGCTTGCGATAACcctttttcaaaacatttccgGTGGCGGCTCAAGTAACGCAATCCTGCTCCAAGCACTAGCACCCATTCAGCAGCAGATTGCGATGTTAGAACGTAGGATTAGAGCGCAACAATCGCGTTCCGCCTCGAGGACGATGCAGTCGATCGCAAAAGGCACTTTCATTCGTAGTCCCCGACCAAAATCAATGAGTAGAGCCCTCGGAAGGACCGCCAACATCACCAGACCGGGAGTTTCGACAACATTCGATGCTCCTTCAAGACCGAACAGCAGCGCTCTATCAAAAACCAATCCGAAGTCGTCGTTCGTCGTTCCTCCCGGCTGGCGCGAAATTTCCAATCTCGACAGCTATCTGGATGAATCGGACGATATTCCGTTCATGGTCGATAGCGACGCTCCGGACGACACTCCACTGATGAGCGGATTCGAGTACTCCCAAGACCTTGATTACTACCCGTCGTACAATGTGAACGTAGCGGATCTGGAATCGAGCGATGCCTTCAGGCCGAACATTCAAAGTACTTTCCGAGACCGAGAGATGAATGAAACTTTCGCAAGAGACGGACCACCGAACGTAACCAGAAATATGAAAACGCCCATTCCCAAAAGAGTAGCTGAGTTGCGACATGGTGGACAAAGGACATTCCAGAAGACTTTCGATGGCAGTTATGCGGTTAGAGAAACCATAAACACAACGAAACCGGACGGAAGCATCCAAAGAGTGACCAAAACTGTCAGTGGTCCAGATATTGCCGCTGTTGAGCATTTGATCCAACATTCCTCTCCACCCGCCGGTACTGGAATGAATGTCACCTTCGATTCTTAGTAGGCTGCTGCGAAtgatttgactttttttttttcatttcataagaGTTTTTCAAAATTCGCTAATAACAAAATGTCTCGTGAAAACGCGAAATTGGAACTGTATTCATTATTTTGTCAATGTGCATCTGCGTTGCTCATCGCAATAATAAATGCTGCGGAGACGAGTGGCCCCCGCACTAAGATGGTGATTAAAGAAAAGATTCTCCAGCTAACTAACACGCTTCATTTGTATTTGGTAACACCACCATTGCTAAGTGAGCAGAAGTTTGCGGCTAGTCGAAGTATCCGAGATATGACTGCTGATTTACAAAGTTCTGGTCGATATGGACAGAGCGTTTACGGTTCTGCGCAAAGTACACTGCCGAAATCGAAGGTCAGACCGTTCAAAGAGTCGGTGAGTAGCGATTGATCTATGAATTGAttcaatatcaatcaaaattatTATCCCCGTGATAGATACCCTCGTATCGAGAAACTCCCCTTAGACCAAACGTTCGAACGCGACCCCGTCATCTTGGCATGAGTGGCAACACAACAGAAGCAGATTTTCGCCACATTCCGGTGCACTCCACAATGATCGGAGCAGATCAATCGCTGCCCAATGCATCCGCCACCACCCGCTTTCCAATTGTTCAAAATCTACTCAA
The Toxorhynchites rutilus septentrionalis strain SRP chromosome 2, ASM2978413v1, whole genome shotgun sequence genome window above contains:
- the LOC129768714 gene encoding uncharacterized protein LOC129768714; the protein is MSRENAKLELYSLFCQCASALLIAIINAAETSGPRTKMVIKEKILQLTNTLHLYLVTPPLLSEQKFAASRSIRDMTADLQSSGRYGQSVYGSAQSTLPKSKVRPFKESIPSYRETPLRPNVRTRPRHLGMSGNTTEADFRHIPVHSTMIGADQSLPNASATTRFPIVQNLLKALAESPNEDVYSKAILPFAKDSHFTDQLTDEMDMLRSVLSEDASPETITVETTLSDRLGLMESSIQRLISHIDKLETTFAGDKTATDEKKEK